TGTCGCTGTCGAAGCTCGCGGAGCTGGACGGACGGGTGTGGCTGCTGGGGGTCGCGGCGGCGATGATGCTGCTGCTGGCGGGCGTTCTGGCGGCGGTGCGGACGCCGGTGGGGGTACGGGGCTCCGGGGGCGGCGCGGGGAGTGCGCAGGTACGGGATCCGGGTGCCCTCGGTTTCGCCGGGCGCTGTGCGTTGCGGCTGGGGGTCGTGACGGCGTTGGCGTTGCCGTTGCTCGCCTGGATGACGGAGGTGTCCGTGAACGCCTCGCTGTCGGTGCTGGGCTTCGACGCATTCGGCGCCGGTATCGAACTCCACGGGCAGCTCGGCATGGCGCTGCTCCTCGGCGCCCTGTGGGGAGCGGGCGCGGGCGCCGTCGGGGCGCTGCTCGCCCGTGCGACCGGGGCGGCGGGCAACCGGGCGGCACCGCTGGCACTGAGTGGCGTGGGCGCGGCTCCGGGCAACGGGGCGCCGGACGCCGGGCAGCCGCCGTATGCGGGCGGGGCGGGGGCGTATCCGGGGGCGCCCGGACGGTACCCGGGCGAGTCCGGGCGCTACCGGGGTGAGTCCGGGTCGGCGCCGCATGCGGGGCCTTCGCGGGGGGCGCCGTATGCGGGGGCGTCGGGGGCGGATCCGTACGCGGGGGCGTCGGAGGCGGATCCGTACGCGGGGGCGTCGGAGGCGGATCCGTACAGGGGTGACTCCCGGGGCGCGCCGCGCGGTGGTGAGGCCGGGGCGACGCCCGCGGGTGGCGAGTCCGGGCCGTACACGCCGGGTGCGCCGTACCGGCCGCCGAACCCCGCGACCAATCCGTATCTGCAGGTGCCGGACGAGCTGCGGGAGCCCGAGGATGCGCGACCGTCCGACGCGGGACCACCTCGACGCGGGAGGCCACCGGGCGGGGTGCCGCCAGGGCGAGGGGCGCAGCCCGCGGAAGGCGGCAGGCGAGCGGGGACACCTCCCCCCGGGCAGGGCTACTCACCTTCGGGACAGCCGCCGGGGCAAGGGGCTCCGCCCAGCGAGAGCAGCCGGCGACCGGGGCGGGGCGCCCAGCCGACCGAGGGTGCTTGGCGGGCGGGGACACGCCCCCCGGGGCAGGGCCGCTCCCCCTCGGGACAACCTCCGGGGCAAGGAGCCCCACCCGGCGAGAGCAGCCAGCGACCGGGGCAGGACGCACCGGCGTCCGAAGGTGCCTGGCAGGCCGGGACATGGCCCCCGGGGCAGGGCCGCTCGCCCTCCGAACCACCGCCAGGGCAAGGACCCCAGCCCGGCGAGAGCAGCTATCGACCAGGACAGAGCGCCCGGCAAGGAGCCCCGCCCGGCGAGAGCCGCCGGCGACCGGGGCAGGACGCACCGGCGTCCGAAGGTGCCTGGCAGGCCGGGACGCGGCCTCCGGGGCAGGGCCGCTCGCCCTCCGAACCGCCTGGCGGGCCCGGGGGTCGACCCGGCGAGGGCGGCTGGCGGCCTGGGGCGCCTCCTCCGGGGCAAGGTCGGCCGTCCGCACCGCCGGGGCAGGGGGCGCGGCCCGGTGAGGGTGCCTGGCGGGGTGAGGTGGGTCCGTCTGCCGGGCCGCCGCCTGGGGGCGACGACGAGTCGCCGCCGGCCGGTGACGACCTGTACGGCGCTCCCACCGTGGTGCGTCCGATCGAGCCGCCGCCCCGGCGTATGCCCTCGGGGCGCGAGCCGTCCACGCCCGACGACGGTCCGCCGCCGCCACCGCCGCCTCCTCCCCCGCCGGGGAGGCCGCCGAAGGGTCGGAGGTGATCCGGGCGCGGTGATACGGGCGAGGGCGTTTCGGGGCACGGCAGCGGGGCGAAGCGCTCACGGCTTCCGTCGTCCTCGGGTCCCGGCGTGCCGACCAGGTGGCCGGTATCCGTCGGTCCGGTCTCCCGACATGTGCCCATAGAGCCGTGGCCACCACGTAAGGCCCCCGTCACTCGAGCGACGCTCAGTGTTCCCTGTCCGTCAGGCGGACCTCAGGGGCGGAAGGCACTGGGTGCCGGATACGGTGGGTACACCATGAGCGCTTCGCAGACCTCCGACGTCCCCACTCTTCTCGTCAAGATCTTCGGCAAGGACAGGCCGGGCATCACCGCCGGACTCTTCGACACTCTCGCCGCCTACTCCGTCGACGTGGTCGACATCGAGCAGGTCGTCACCCGTGGCCGCATGGTGCTGTGCGCGCTCGTGACCGAGCCGCCGCGCGGGTTGGAGGGCGACCTGCGCAAGACCGTCCACAGCTGGGCGGAGTCGATGAAGATGCAGGCCGAGATCATCTCCGGCCTGGGCGACAACCGGCCCCGTGGCCTCGGCCGTTCCCTCGTCACCGTGCTCGGACATCCGCTCACCGCGGAGGCCACCGCCGCGACCGCCGCCCGGATCACCAAGGCCGGCGGCAACATCGACCGTATCTTCCGGCTGGCCAAGTACCCGGTGACCGCGGTCGAGTTCGCGGTGTCCGGTGTGGAGACCGAGCCCCTGCGGACCGCCCTGGTGACCGACGCCGCCGCGCTCGGCGTGGACGTCGCCGTCGTCGCGGCCGGGCTGCACCGGCGCGCGCAGCGGCTCGTCGTGATGGACGTCGACTCGACGCTCATCCAGGACGAGGTCATCGAGCTCTTCGCCGCGCACGCCGGCTGCGAGGACAAGGTCGCCGAGGTGACGGCGGCCGCGATGCGCGGGGAGCTGGACTTCGAGCAGTCGCTGCACGCGCGTGTGGCCCTCCTCGAAGGGCTCGACGCCTCGGTCGTGGACAACGTGCGCACCGAGGTGCGGCTGACCCCCGGCGCCCGCACCCTCATCCGTACGCTCAAGCGCCTCGGCTACCAAGTCGGGGTCGTCTCGGGCGGGTTCACCCAGGTCA
Above is a window of Streptomyces sp. NBC_00490 DNA encoding:
- a CDS encoding streptophobe family protein — encoded protein: MSTSMGVDTTKHGSKMPWGDILLSAIAAVSWALIGMAGVAALGLHLLEADSTASLGPMTAAVVALGAGGSVTPSGDVSAFGLTGAEAATAIEITPLGVSLVGALLLSWFFLRSLRAAGVVVAPAELLARAGVVVALFVATLGGLAWAGHDVITIDGSALGLDDLPGGGGGGGGLEIPGLGDVGDIGGLLPDQLGDLADAKAAVGFTVDTVPTLLGGLVWSAGVLLIALLASRRTPLPRGWEAVHRVVRPAVSALVTVLLVAVAAGLAAAAYASIGDDHPKRIAGAALLGTPNGTWLGIPIGLFVPWDGRATGPLAGFLPDPLDDLLSSERDQSVSLSKLAELDGRVWLLGVAAAMMLLLAGVLAAVRTPVGVRGSGGGAGSAQVRDPGALGFAGRCALRLGVVTALALPLLAWMTEVSVNASLSVLGFDAFGAGIELHGQLGMALLLGALWGAGAGAVGALLARATGAAGNRAAPLALSGVGAAPGNGAPDAGQPPYAGGAGAYPGAPGRYPGESGRYRGESGSAPHAGPSRGAPYAGASGADPYAGASEADPYAGASEADPYRGDSRGAPRGGEAGATPAGGESGPYTPGAPYRPPNPATNPYLQVPDELREPEDARPSDAGPPRRGRPPGGVPPGRGAQPAEGGRRAGTPPPGQGYSPSGQPPGQGAPPSESSRRPGRGAQPTEGAWRAGTRPPGQGRSPSGQPPGQGAPPGESSQRPGQDAPASEGAWQAGTWPPGQGRSPSEPPPGQGPQPGESSYRPGQSARQGAPPGESRRRPGQDAPASEGAWQAGTRPPGQGRSPSEPPGGPGGRPGEGGWRPGAPPPGQGRPSAPPGQGARPGEGAWRGEVGPSAGPPPGGDDESPPAGDDLYGAPTVVRPIEPPPRRMPSGREPSTPDDGPPPPPPPPPPPGRPPKGRR
- the serB gene encoding phosphoserine phosphatase SerB, coding for MSASQTSDVPTLLVKIFGKDRPGITAGLFDTLAAYSVDVVDIEQVVTRGRMVLCALVTEPPRGLEGDLRKTVHSWAESMKMQAEIISGLGDNRPRGLGRSLVTVLGHPLTAEATAATAARITKAGGNIDRIFRLAKYPVTAVEFAVSGVETEPLRTALVTDAAALGVDVAVVAAGLHRRAQRLVVMDVDSTLIQDEVIELFAAHAGCEDKVAEVTAAAMRGELDFEQSLHARVALLEGLDASVVDNVRTEVRLTPGARTLIRTLKRLGYQVGVVSGGFTQVTDDLKERLGLDFAQANTLEIVDGKLTGRVTGEIVDRAGKARLLRRFAAEAGVPLAQTVAIGDGANDLDMLNAAGLGVAFNAKPVVREAAHTAVNVPFLDTVLYLLGVTREEVEAADTHDDID